A genomic window from Bombus pyrosoma isolate SC7728 linkage group LG8, ASM1482585v1, whole genome shotgun sequence includes:
- the LOC122569929 gene encoding conserved oligomeric Golgi complex subunit 7 isoform X1, with product MDVSAFSEDTFDVKDWINKTFKSVEAQENKDAFVSSLVMKLQLYVQQVNGALEETSQSVLSSLPRVLRDTQLLQQEALALREKMVAVKQEIEKVEKDTASSMVTLERIDKIKTDLQIAKQGLHEADNWSILANDVEEVFESGDIEAIANKLFSMQKSLAMLVNVIDYEDKKLQLEGLKNRLEAIASPKLVQAFTAANLEQSKVYVDIFSKMERLPQLLKYYHNCLKVSLGQEWRRTIELAQDENVSYWLHTYYDKLLSNWNDQVKWCHQVFPSTSVDVIIEIYADLLRSLDPGIPECIEALLKQHTNAMQLSLLLELKQITRHFAVNLQGAIETSSYGKSQTPKLLALAQAIYAPYVPYVTKYNVYETAQLEHQLQSIDSVQDDLSDTINNLSLSLSRVMEYANEANKRCKLFTDGCGYPSVLKSLTRYFNKYLDKYQVAIRQLEHKKVKHEDWNLFQMCLTLMQTIGDLLGQIQQFEKSLIIDITEANNKLQSTSGSVFNQYKKLLLHTSSQNELENLTASFQKEEETILDPIIKSIHKLCSDLHRATYEVIFAPIFTQLLSVQKAPAWSTEINKMTHLSADLPDYSFAPQEYITQVGQYLMTLPQHLEPFLLRENPSLTQALKAADPQYAQSSTESGFTGILLEIIAKETCQMFLDQTLGICQLSSAACKQLATDIDYLGNVLEELGLSLSENLQHMSLLLRLPPEDYQKSSSGCNARVVAAVRQMRNITFSG from the exons atG GATGTATCTGCATTTTCCGAAGATACTTTCGATGTGAAAGATTGgattaataaaacgtttaaatCTGTCGAGGCACAAGAAAACAAAGAT GCATTTGTTTCATCATTGgtaatgaaattacaattgtATGTGCAACAAGTCAATGGGGCTTTAGAAGAAACCAGTCAATCTGTTCTTTCAAGTTTGCCAAGAGTTTTAAGAGATACTCAACTTCTGCAACAAGAAGCTTTAGCTCTGAGAGAAAAAATGGTTGCAGTTAaacaagaaatagaaaag gtTGAAAAAGACACTGCTTCATCAATGGTGACATTAGAGagaatagataaaataaaaacagacTTACAGATTGCTAAACAAGGATTACACGAAGCTGATAACTGGAGTATACTTGCCAATGATGTTGAAGAG GTATTTGAGTCAGGAGATATAGAAGCTATAGCAAATAAATTGTTCAGTATGCAAAAATCATTGGCTATGCTCGTAAATGTTATTGACtacgaagataaaaaattacaattagaaGGTTTAAAAAATCGGTTAGAAGCCATAGCTAGTCCAAAGTTAGTTCAGGCATTTACTGCTGCAAATTTGG aaCAATCTAAAGTTTATGTggatatttttagtaaaatggAACGCTTGCCTCAACTTCTCAAGTATTATCACAATTGTCTGAAAGTATCATTAGGACAAGAATGGCGCAGAACTATTGAATTAGCACAAGATGAGAATGTTTCTTACTGGTTACATACctattacgataaattattatctaattGGAATGATCAG GTGAAATGGTGTCATCAAGTATTCCCAAGTACCTCAGTTGATGTAATTATTGAGATATATGCTGATCTTTTGAGAAGTTTGGACCCAGGCATTCCAGAATGTATAGAAGCTCTTTTAAAACAACATACAAATGCTATGCAATTGTCACTTTTACTTGAACTTAAACAAATTACAAGGCATTTTGCTGTGAACTTGCAAGGTGCTATTGAAACATCATCATATGGAAAATCACAGACTCCAAAATTGTTAGCATTGGCACAAGCAATATATGCACCTTATGTTCCATatgttacaaaatacaatGTTTATGAAACAGCTCAACTTGAACATCAGTTGCAATCTATAGACTCTGTTCAAGATGATTTAAGTGATACGATCAATAACCTTTCCCTTAGCCTTTCGAGAGTAATGGAATATGCAAATGAGGCCAATAAAAGATGTAAACTCTTTACAGATGGTTGTGGTTATCCCAGCGTATTAAAATCCCTAACT CGTTActtcaataaatatcttgacAAATATCAAGTGGCTATACGGCAATTAGAACACAAGAAAGTGAAACATGAGGATTggaatttgtttcaaatgtGCCTTACTTTGATGCAAACTATAG GTGATCTTTTGGGACAAATTCAACAATTTGAGAAATCTTTGATAATTGACATTACAGAAGCTAATAATAAGCTGCAAAGTACAAGTGGTAGCGTttttaatcaatataaaaaattacttttacatACATCAAGTCAAAatgaattggaaaatttaactGCATCTTTTCAAAAAG aagaagaaacaattctTGATCCAATAATAAAGTCTATTCACAAACTATGTTCTGATTTACATCGTGCAACATATGAAGTAATCTTTGCTCCTATCTTTACGCAATTATTATCAGTGCAAAAAGCACCAGCATGGTCAACAGAAATCAACAAAATGACGCATTTGAGTGCAGATTTACCCGATTATAGCTTTGCTCCTCAGGaatatataacacaagttGGACAATATTTGATGACATTACCACAGCATTTAGAGCCATTTTTACTGAGGGAAAATCCGAGCCTTACGCAGGCATTAAAAGCAGCAGATCCACAATATGCACAAAGTTCCACTGAATCTGGATTTACTggtattttattagaaattattgcTAAAGAAACATGTCAAATGTTTTTAGATCAAACATTAGGAATTTGTCAGCTAAGTTCTGCTGCATGTAAACAACTTGCAACTGACATAG ATTATCTTGGTAATGTATTAGAGGAACTTGGTCTATCCTTATCAGAAAATCTACAACATATGTCTCTTTTATTAAGACTCCCACCAGAGGATTACCAGAAGAGTAGCTCTGGATGCAATGCCAGAGTTGTAGCTGCAGTCAGACAAATgagaaatataacattttctgGCTAA
- the LOC122569929 gene encoding conserved oligomeric Golgi complex subunit 7 isoform X2, protein MKLQLYVQQVNGALEETSQSVLSSLPRVLRDTQLLQQEALALREKMVAVKQEIEKVEKDTASSMVTLERIDKIKTDLQIAKQGLHEADNWSILANDVEEVFESGDIEAIANKLFSMQKSLAMLVNVIDYEDKKLQLEGLKNRLEAIASPKLVQAFTAANLEQSKVYVDIFSKMERLPQLLKYYHNCLKVSLGQEWRRTIELAQDENVSYWLHTYYDKLLSNWNDQVKWCHQVFPSTSVDVIIEIYADLLRSLDPGIPECIEALLKQHTNAMQLSLLLELKQITRHFAVNLQGAIETSSYGKSQTPKLLALAQAIYAPYVPYVTKYNVYETAQLEHQLQSIDSVQDDLSDTINNLSLSLSRVMEYANEANKRCKLFTDGCGYPSVLKSLTRYFNKYLDKYQVAIRQLEHKKVKHEDWNLFQMCLTLMQTIGDLLGQIQQFEKSLIIDITEANNKLQSTSGSVFNQYKKLLLHTSSQNELENLTASFQKEEETILDPIIKSIHKLCSDLHRATYEVIFAPIFTQLLSVQKAPAWSTEINKMTHLSADLPDYSFAPQEYITQVGQYLMTLPQHLEPFLLRENPSLTQALKAADPQYAQSSTESGFTGILLEIIAKETCQMFLDQTLGICQLSSAACKQLATDIDYLGNVLEELGLSLSENLQHMSLLLRLPPEDYQKSSSGCNARVVAAVRQMRNITFSG, encoded by the exons atgaaattacaattgtATGTGCAACAAGTCAATGGGGCTTTAGAAGAAACCAGTCAATCTGTTCTTTCAAGTTTGCCAAGAGTTTTAAGAGATACTCAACTTCTGCAACAAGAAGCTTTAGCTCTGAGAGAAAAAATGGTTGCAGTTAaacaagaaatagaaaag gtTGAAAAAGACACTGCTTCATCAATGGTGACATTAGAGagaatagataaaataaaaacagacTTACAGATTGCTAAACAAGGATTACACGAAGCTGATAACTGGAGTATACTTGCCAATGATGTTGAAGAG GTATTTGAGTCAGGAGATATAGAAGCTATAGCAAATAAATTGTTCAGTATGCAAAAATCATTGGCTATGCTCGTAAATGTTATTGACtacgaagataaaaaattacaattagaaGGTTTAAAAAATCGGTTAGAAGCCATAGCTAGTCCAAAGTTAGTTCAGGCATTTACTGCTGCAAATTTGG aaCAATCTAAAGTTTATGTggatatttttagtaaaatggAACGCTTGCCTCAACTTCTCAAGTATTATCACAATTGTCTGAAAGTATCATTAGGACAAGAATGGCGCAGAACTATTGAATTAGCACAAGATGAGAATGTTTCTTACTGGTTACATACctattacgataaattattatctaattGGAATGATCAG GTGAAATGGTGTCATCAAGTATTCCCAAGTACCTCAGTTGATGTAATTATTGAGATATATGCTGATCTTTTGAGAAGTTTGGACCCAGGCATTCCAGAATGTATAGAAGCTCTTTTAAAACAACATACAAATGCTATGCAATTGTCACTTTTACTTGAACTTAAACAAATTACAAGGCATTTTGCTGTGAACTTGCAAGGTGCTATTGAAACATCATCATATGGAAAATCACAGACTCCAAAATTGTTAGCATTGGCACAAGCAATATATGCACCTTATGTTCCATatgttacaaaatacaatGTTTATGAAACAGCTCAACTTGAACATCAGTTGCAATCTATAGACTCTGTTCAAGATGATTTAAGTGATACGATCAATAACCTTTCCCTTAGCCTTTCGAGAGTAATGGAATATGCAAATGAGGCCAATAAAAGATGTAAACTCTTTACAGATGGTTGTGGTTATCCCAGCGTATTAAAATCCCTAACT CGTTActtcaataaatatcttgacAAATATCAAGTGGCTATACGGCAATTAGAACACAAGAAAGTGAAACATGAGGATTggaatttgtttcaaatgtGCCTTACTTTGATGCAAACTATAG GTGATCTTTTGGGACAAATTCAACAATTTGAGAAATCTTTGATAATTGACATTACAGAAGCTAATAATAAGCTGCAAAGTACAAGTGGTAGCGTttttaatcaatataaaaaattacttttacatACATCAAGTCAAAatgaattggaaaatttaactGCATCTTTTCAAAAAG aagaagaaacaattctTGATCCAATAATAAAGTCTATTCACAAACTATGTTCTGATTTACATCGTGCAACATATGAAGTAATCTTTGCTCCTATCTTTACGCAATTATTATCAGTGCAAAAAGCACCAGCATGGTCAACAGAAATCAACAAAATGACGCATTTGAGTGCAGATTTACCCGATTATAGCTTTGCTCCTCAGGaatatataacacaagttGGACAATATTTGATGACATTACCACAGCATTTAGAGCCATTTTTACTGAGGGAAAATCCGAGCCTTACGCAGGCATTAAAAGCAGCAGATCCACAATATGCACAAAGTTCCACTGAATCTGGATTTACTggtattttattagaaattattgcTAAAGAAACATGTCAAATGTTTTTAGATCAAACATTAGGAATTTGTCAGCTAAGTTCTGCTGCATGTAAACAACTTGCAACTGACATAG ATTATCTTGGTAATGTATTAGAGGAACTTGGTCTATCCTTATCAGAAAATCTACAACATATGTCTCTTTTATTAAGACTCCCACCAGAGGATTACCAGAAGAGTAGCTCTGGATGCAATGCCAGAGTTGTAGCTGCAGTCAGACAAATgagaaatataacattttctgGCTAA